The following are from one region of the Prevotella communis genome:
- a CDS encoding isoprenyl transferase, whose amino-acid sequence MTAELDMTRIPQHIAIIMDGNGRWAMERGKERTYGHQAGVEAVRRITSECTRLGVKYLTLYTFSTENWNRPDDEVAALMGLVLSSLEDEIFMKNNVRFRVIGDLGRLPEAVQQKLRETEEHTAKNDAMTMVVALSYSSKLEIVRAMQKMAQEVKDGTLTPESIDEKTVDEHLWTSFMPDPDLLIRTGGEVRISNYLLWQIAYSELYFCDTYWPDFGEQELRKAIQSFQSRQRRFGKTEAQVEEEEK is encoded by the coding sequence ATGACAGCAGAACTGGATATGACGCGCATCCCACAGCACATTGCCATTATTATGGATGGTAACGGTCGCTGGGCCATGGAACGTGGCAAGGAGCGCACCTATGGTCATCAGGCCGGTGTTGAGGCCGTACGTCGCATCACGTCAGAATGTACACGACTGGGTGTGAAGTACCTCACGCTCTATACCTTCTCTACTGAAAACTGGAACCGCCCCGATGATGAGGTGGCTGCACTTATGGGATTGGTTCTCTCTTCACTCGAGGATGAGATCTTCATGAAGAATAATGTGCGTTTCCGTGTGATAGGCGACTTAGGTCGACTGCCTGAGGCTGTACAGCAGAAACTGCGTGAGACGGAAGAGCATACGGCAAAGAATGATGCGATGACAATGGTTGTGGCATTGAGCTATTCATCGAAGCTTGAGATTGTACGTGCTATGCAGAAGATGGCACAGGAGGTGAAGGATGGGACCCTCACTCCAGAGTCTATCGATGAGAAAACCGTCGATGAGCACCTGTGGACAAGTTTTATGCCCGATCCCGACCTGCTGATCCGTACGGGTGGCGAGGTACGTATCTCCAACTACCTGCTATGGCAGATAGCTTACTCAGAGCTCTATTTCTGCGACACCTACTGGCCCGACTTCGGTGAGCAGGAGCTGCGTAAGGCTATTCAGAGTTTCCAGAGCCGTCAGCGTCGTTTTGGTAAGACCGAGGCGCAGGTGGAAGAGGAGGAAAAGTAA
- a CDS encoding DUF6242 domain-containing protein: protein MKKLFKPLCVMLGALVTMTSCLGNGDDDTTVYSDMAITAFALGTLNRYTHSTSSDTGNDTIIKSTLTGSNYNMAIDQNSYRIYNQDLLPSGTDLAHVTISSVSTLNNAIVTLKSLTSDSIRFFSTSDSIDFTTPRVFRVFPTNMEGYRDYTVTLSVDESAGLSFEWNKVDTRADLQGWSENHLVAFGDSVRLVDQNVVTADNCAFRLNGANVERSEDLNNWTVMGTAALKQLVGVGTKGLFALGTDGMMKRSEDNGATWLDETLDEDASLLPVSDIAMTSWDYTPLDSTDYLLMVGNDAQNQVRVWRKINQYGGVSKGGKWVYMPVDLNNPYTLPVLQHLSLAYYNNMVLALGSDKVIYQSADQGITWKESSKYALPTDLQGTVMSLAADSQNRLWVVTDAGEVWLGKK, encoded by the coding sequence ATGAAAAAACTTTTTAAGCCGCTGTGTGTGATGCTTGGCGCATTAGTGACGATGACTTCGTGCCTTGGCAACGGCGACGATGATACAACAGTATATAGTGATATGGCTATTACGGCCTTCGCTTTGGGTACGCTGAACAGATATACCCATTCAACCTCTTCTGACACTGGTAACGATACCATTATCAAGTCTACATTGACAGGCTCGAACTATAACATGGCTATCGACCAGAACAGTTATCGTATCTACAACCAGGATCTGTTGCCATCGGGTACTGACTTGGCTCACGTGACCATCAGTAGTGTCTCTACCCTGAATAATGCTATTGTAACCTTGAAGTCACTTACTAGCGACAGTATTCGTTTCTTCAGTACCAGTGACTCTATCGATTTCACTACACCTCGTGTCTTCCGTGTCTTCCCTACGAATATGGAGGGCTATCGTGATTATACAGTAACTCTTTCTGTCGATGAGAGTGCCGGTCTTTCTTTCGAATGGAATAAGGTGGATACGCGTGCTGATTTGCAGGGATGGAGCGAAAACCATCTGGTGGCTTTTGGAGATAGTGTCCGCTTGGTTGACCAGAACGTGGTGACTGCAGATAATTGTGCTTTCAGACTGAATGGCGCCAATGTGGAGCGCTCTGAGGATCTGAATAACTGGACTGTCATGGGTACAGCAGCTTTGAAGCAGTTGGTTGGCGTAGGCACAAAGGGCCTCTTTGCTTTGGGTACCGACGGCATGATGAAGCGTTCAGAAGATAATGGCGCAACTTGGTTGGATGAGACGCTTGACGAGGATGCTTCTCTGTTGCCTGTTAGCGATATCGCTATGACATCATGGGATTATACTCCACTGGATTCTACCGATTACCTGCTGATGGTGGGTAACGATGCACAGAATCAGGTTCGTGTATGGCGTAAGATTAATCAGTATGGTGGTGTTTCGAAGGGTGGAAAATGGGTATATATGCCTGTTGACCTGAACAATCCTTATACTTTGCCTGTGCTGCAGCATTTATCACTGGCCTATTATAATAATATGGTATTGGCGCTTGGCAGTGATAAGGTGATTTATCAGTCAGCTGATCAGGGCATCACATGGAAGGAATCTTCTAAATATGCGTTGCCTACAGATTTGCAGGGAACTGTGATGAGTCTTGCTGCCGATAGTCAGAACCGCCTTTGGGTGGTCACCGATGCTGGTGAGGTATGGCTGGGAAAGAAATGA
- a CDS encoding DUF6089 family protein, producing the protein MSEGKYHISTVWVKILFVCFTLHCSLFTQTILAQDEPEYKMELGAGVGLMNYLGDYNGNLLKKMQPMGGLVAKYKMNPRMAWAATLNYGQLKGEAENAGTWYPGGTDVPTSFSTKLVDLNVKYEYNFWPFGTGREYHGAQPLTPFITLGGGLAFAKGDKSVVAFQVPIGFGVKYKLMDRLNLTAEWLMHISGSDKLDGIRDPYGIKSSDLFKNTDCYTTLQLSLTYEFMEKCKTCHNDND; encoded by the coding sequence ATGAGCGAAGGTAAATATCATATCTCAACAGTATGGGTGAAAATACTATTTGTATGCTTCACACTTCACTGTTCACTCTTCACTCAGACTATATTGGCTCAGGACGAGCCGGAATATAAGATGGAGTTGGGTGCCGGTGTTGGCCTGATGAACTATCTGGGCGATTACAATGGTAACCTTCTCAAGAAGATGCAGCCCATGGGGGGACTGGTGGCAAAATACAAGATGAATCCCCGTATGGCATGGGCGGCTACGTTGAACTACGGACAACTGAAGGGTGAGGCAGAGAATGCTGGCACGTGGTATCCTGGTGGTACTGATGTCCCTACGTCGTTCTCTACGAAGCTGGTTGACTTGAACGTCAAGTATGAATATAACTTCTGGCCTTTCGGTACAGGACGGGAGTATCACGGTGCACAGCCGTTGACACCTTTTATCACTTTGGGCGGAGGCCTCGCTTTTGCTAAAGGAGATAAGTCGGTAGTGGCTTTTCAGGTACCTATCGGTTTTGGTGTGAAGTATAAGTTGATGGACCGTCTGAACCTCACGGCAGAATGGTTGATGCATATCTCGGGCAGCGATAAACTGGATGGTATTCGTGATCCCTATGGCATCAAGAGCAGCGATCTGTTTAAGAATACCGATTGCTACACCACTTTGCAACTCTCGCTGACCTATGAGTTCATGGAGAAATGTAAGACTTGTCATAACGATAATGACTAA